One window of Mesorhizobium loti R88b genomic DNA carries:
- a CDS encoding glutamine synthetase family protein, with protein sequence MSDAIADVLSWLESRNDIQSLRAAVCDLNGVMRGKRIPVEQARKALEGKLRMPYSLIGLDIWGEDIEGNTLVFSTGDADGLCQWTGRGILPVEWTAHPTALVPLWLADENGAPYLGDPRRALARILDRYKALGLTPVAATELEFYLVDPQSQRPVGPVSPVTGRRLDSDAALSIDEIDDFESFIHDVYEACRAQDIPVDTAIAENGVGQFEINLNHVADALRAADDAVLFKRTVKGIARKHGFAACFMAKPYGDRAGNGFHVHFSLVDAEGRNVFDDGTDQGSEIMRHAVGGLLAAMAESTLVFAPHFNSYRRLRPRSYAPTAVAWGYENRMVAIRIPGGPTGARRIEHRVSGADANPYLVLAAILGAALIGIERQMSPGDPIGNDGQGVVPAKLPPDWASAIATFESGTHVAEIFPAILRDSFVACKRQELNTFALNVSDFEIETYLESV encoded by the coding sequence GCGGTGTGCGACCTCAACGGCGTCATGCGGGGAAAACGCATTCCCGTCGAGCAGGCCCGCAAGGCACTGGAGGGCAAGCTGCGCATGCCCTACTCGCTGATCGGGCTCGACATCTGGGGCGAGGATATCGAAGGCAACACGCTGGTTTTCTCGACCGGCGATGCCGACGGGCTTTGCCAATGGACCGGACGGGGCATTCTGCCTGTGGAATGGACGGCGCATCCGACGGCGCTCGTCCCGCTCTGGCTTGCCGACGAAAATGGTGCGCCCTATCTCGGCGACCCCCGGCGGGCGCTGGCCCGCATCCTCGATCGCTACAAGGCGCTCGGCCTGACCCCGGTCGCGGCAACCGAACTCGAATTCTATCTGGTCGATCCGCAGTCGCAGCGGCCGGTCGGGCCTGTCTCGCCGGTCACGGGACGGCGGCTCGATTCCGATGCCGCGCTGTCGATCGACGAGATCGACGATTTCGAATCCTTCATCCATGACGTCTACGAAGCCTGCCGGGCGCAAGACATTCCCGTCGATACGGCGATCGCCGAAAATGGCGTCGGCCAGTTCGAGATCAATCTGAACCATGTCGCCGACGCCTTGCGGGCAGCCGACGACGCCGTGCTGTTCAAGCGTACGGTCAAGGGTATTGCCCGCAAGCACGGCTTTGCCGCCTGTTTCATGGCCAAGCCTTATGGCGACCGCGCCGGCAATGGCTTTCACGTCCATTTCAGCCTCGTCGACGCCGAAGGCCGCAACGTGTTCGACGACGGCACCGATCAGGGTTCCGAAATCATGCGCCACGCGGTCGGCGGGCTGCTCGCGGCGATGGCCGAGAGCACGCTGGTGTTCGCACCGCATTTCAACTCGTATCGCCGGCTTCGCCCGCGGTCCTACGCACCGACCGCGGTTGCCTGGGGCTACGAGAACCGCATGGTCGCGATCCGCATTCCCGGCGGCCCGACCGGGGCGCGCCGCATCGAGCATCGCGTGTCGGGAGCGGATGCCAATCCCTATCTGGTGCTTGCCGCCATATTGGGCGCGGCGCTGATCGGCATCGAAAGGCAGATGTCGCCGGGCGATCCGATCGGGAACGATGGCCAAGGCGTCGTGCCGGCCAAGCTGCCGCCGGACTGGGCCTCCGCGATCGCCACCTTTGAAAGCGGAACGCATGTGGCGGAAATCTTCCCGGCGATCCTGCGCGACTCCTTCGTCGCTTGCAAACGCCAGGAATTGAACACCTTCGCCCTCAATGTCAGCGACTTCGAGATCGAGACCTATCTCGAAAGCGTTTAG
- a CDS encoding helix-turn-helix domain-containing protein produces the protein MTFVARMESRIEGFSVIGDLKWHLWDGVIADLWDVSCGDRAEGYYVSPDPRLFVALDVDGDGAFFVEGAKGEVSRYDRALSMAYIPAGVPIRGRVEGLRRIRHLDLHFDVATLTRRFGRSLDREALQMSRFQFRDDRVAMLAGLIAAECGSDEPLHDLYGEGLLNALFASLFQIDQPGAARRRSPLSRRKLRLVTDYIDAHCLDRIRLADLAALTGLSETAMSHAFKAATGVPPHRWQMQARIDRAKAMMARRAASLGDIAEATGFFDQAHLTRVFKAVVGVTPGAWMKSAGSP, from the coding sequence TTGACCTTCGTTGCGCGCATGGAAAGTCGGATCGAGGGCTTTTCAGTCATCGGCGACCTGAAATGGCACCTGTGGGACGGCGTGATCGCCGACCTCTGGGATGTCTCATGTGGTGACAGGGCCGAAGGCTACTACGTCTCTCCCGATCCCCGGCTGTTTGTCGCACTCGACGTCGATGGCGACGGCGCCTTCTTCGTCGAAGGCGCCAAGGGCGAAGTATCCCGCTACGACAGGGCTCTTTCGATGGCCTATATTCCGGCCGGGGTGCCGATCCGTGGCCGGGTCGAGGGATTGCGCCGGATCCGGCATCTCGACCTGCATTTCGATGTGGCGACGCTGACGCGCCGCTTCGGCCGTAGCCTTGATCGGGAAGCCTTGCAGATGTCGCGCTTCCAGTTTCGCGACGACCGGGTCGCGATGCTGGCGGGCCTGATCGCCGCTGAATGCGGCAGTGACGAGCCGCTGCATGATCTCTATGGCGAGGGCCTGCTCAATGCCTTGTTCGCCAGCCTTTTCCAGATCGATCAGCCAGGTGCCGCCAGGCGTCGGTCGCCGCTGTCGCGGCGCAAGCTGCGCCTCGTCACCGACTACATAGACGCGCATTGCCTGGACCGGATCCGGCTTGCCGATCTCGCCGCGCTGACCGGCCTCTCCGAAACCGCGATGAGCCATGCCTTCAAGGCGGCAACAGGCGTGCCGCCGCACCGCTGGCAGATGCAGGCTCGGATCGACAGGGCGAAGGCGATGATGGCGCGTCGGGCCGCCTCGCTGGGCGACATCGCCGAAGCGACCGGCTTCTTCGACCAGGCGCATCTGACGCGGGTGTTCAAGGCGGTGGTCGGCGTGACGCCCGGCGCCTGGATGAAGAGCGCCGGAAGCCCGTGA